From the Prochlorococcus sp. MIT 1223 genome, the window CTAATCCGAAATTCTTAAGATCACAATCTTCAGGAGTAATATCAAGAACAATCATCTCTCTATTAGAGCTAATAAGCATATCTGGATCTTCCCCTTCATCTTGGCCATCAGAAGATGCTGATGCGGCTGCCATTATAGCCTTCCTAGTAATCAAAACCTCACCTGGCAAAACTGGCATTTGATCAGCCATGTCACCATGAATAGCACGTCTTGCATGAGGGATCAATCTTTCTAGGACTCTGTTGGTATAGCACAAAATTCTAGCTTCATCTGGATTGTCATTTTCTGAAGCTGATCTTAATGACGATTTAGCATGATCCAACCAACTGATTTTATTCAAAATTCTTACTAAGCTTTTAGACGATTTAACAGGGGGTATAAGAGGAGGAATCTGACACGGTATTGTGCCATCTCTAACACAATTAGCCAATCGTAAAATAGGGCCTTGATGACGAACTACTTGAGATAATTGTACAGAGGTACTTCTCTTCATTGAAAATACTGAGCTATGAGATTCTCCAACAGGAGGTAACTGCTCTGGATCTCCTACAAAAACAAGGCGTGTACCAGATGAGTGTGCACATCTAAGGACTATCTCAAGAAGATTCTGATCAATCATTGAGGACTCATCAATAATGACTAAGGCTAATTCGTTCAAAGAAGTCAATGTCTGATCTGTCTCTTCACAAAGTTCGATATCACCCTTTCTTTTAAGTTTAAGACGAAGAAGTCTATGAATAGTAGAAGGATACCAAGTAGGTCGTAGCCCCTCTTCATCCAGAGCTTTTTTCAAGACCCCAACTGCCTTATGAGTTGGAGCAGCAACAGTCCAACAAAGATTTTTATTTTCCACTAATTGTAAGAACTTCATAGAAAGAAAAGTTTTACCACTTCCAGCAAAACCACTCATCACGAATGGTTTATCTCCTACTGATTCAGTGAGCCATGAACTGAATAGTAATAAGCCCTCCTTTTGATCGCTAGTTAAATTAGCCCCCAAGTCACCATCTATATGAGTTTTCAAGCTAAAGCAAATTTTAGAGTCTGAAATAGGTCAACAGGTGATCCTATATAGACAATTCCTATTAAAGCTACAGTTGGTCCAAAGATACTTCCTACTAGTACTTCTAGTCGAGTATGCCCCAAGCTTTCTTTTAATGGGTTTAAAGGATCCTGGTCAGTTTCTTTAACCAACTTATTAACTGTTGCAGCCGTTATACCAGCCGATCTTCTAATGCCACTAGCATCGTACATAACAATAAAAGCAATTACCGCTGCGAGTGAAAAGACTGGATCATTAAAACCTAATTTTAGACCAATTCCAGCAGCCGTACCTGAAACCAACGCAGAGTGACTTGATGGCATACCTCCTGTTTCGATAAGAACAGCAGGTCTCCATTTGCCATTTTTGAATACTTCAAAAAAAAGTTTCGAAACTTGAGCTAATCCGCAAGCAATCAACGCCCAAACTAAAACTTCATTAGTTAATAAGTCATAAAACATAGATATCGAAGATTCAATAAAATTCATCTATCTCTATTTGTTATGTAATCAGCTAATGCTAGAAGGGGTGCTGATTTCTCTTTCCAAGGATTCAGCGCGTCTTTCGCCGCCTGAACTAGCTCATTTGCTCTTTCTTTAGATTTTTCTAGTCCTATTAGCTTGGGATAAGTTGTCTTGTCTGCAATTAAGTCTTTGCCAGCAGTCTTTCCTAGGACCTCGCTACTAGCAGTGACATCTAAGATGTCATCAATAATCTGAAAAGCAAGTCCAATTCCTTTTGCATAAACGTCAAGAGCATCTAAAAGATCTTGCTTTGCTCCCCCAATCAATGCTCCACAAATGAGACATGCTCTTAATAATGCTCCGGTTTTATGAAGATGTATATATTCCAAAGTATCTAAATCAACTTCTTTCCCCTCACTTTCTAAGTCCACAACCTGACCGCCAACCAATCCCGGAGCACCAGCAGCCAAAGACAGCTCTCCAACAACCATTAAAAGTCTATCTGCTGGAACATCTGAAGTGCGAATTGCAACCATCTCAAAAGCTCTTGTAAGCAAGGCATCTCCTGCAAGAATTGCTATTGCATCACCATAAACTTTGTGATTAGTAGGTCTTCCTCTTCGAAGATCATCATTGTCCATAGAAGGAAGATCATCGTGAATTAATGACATCGTATGAATCATTTCTAAAGCCACTGCTGTGGGCATAGCTTTCTCTGAATCTCCACAAGCAAGCTCGCAAGCAGCCAAACAAAGGATTGGGCGAAGTCTCTTACCTCCTGCAAGCAATGAGTATCTCATGGCATCTCTTAGTAACTCTGGGTTCTCTGGGCCCAGAGAATCATCCAAAGCTGCTTCTATAAGATTCTTCGAATTTGCCAAATAATCAGCAAAGTCAAAAGAGGAAATGACCGCCTTAGGCATATTGCAAATTAATTTTGATAAATTCTCTCAGGACTTGTACCTTATGGGAGAAGATCACTAAGAGTAAATGACAAACCGCAATGTTCTTGCCAAAGACTGACTGTATTTACTAAAAGCATTGAAACCGTCATAGGACCTACGCCCCCAGGGACAGGAGTAATAGCGCTTACTTTAGATTCAACCTTCTCAAAATCAACATCTCCACAGAGTTTTGTTCCCGATTGGTTTTCCATTAAATGGTTTTTCACTCTATGGATTCCCACATCAATCACAACAGCATTATTCCTAACATGTTTATCAGTAATTAAATTGGGTTTACCTGCTGCTACTACAAGTATTTCAGCTTGACTTGTTAATTCAATTAAGTTTTTTGTACGTGAATGAGCTACAGACACAGTTGCATTAGCTTCCTGCAGCATTATTGCCATAGGCTTTCCCACTAAAATACTTCTTCCCACTACTACTGCTCTTTTACCTTCAATGGTTATTTCATTACTTGAAAGCAAAGCCATTATTCCAGCAGGAGTACATGATCTTGGTCCAATTTCACCTTTCAACAATTTGCCTAAATTTAAAGGGTGTAAACCATCAGCATCTTTACTTGGGCTAATAGCTTTCAAGACTAAGTCTTCATTTAATCCTGCAGGTAAAGGCAATTGAATCAGAATTCCGTCTACATTTTGATTTTGATTTAATAAATCAATTTCTGATATTAATTGATCTATTGTGGTTTTCTTATCAAGGTGTAAGACAAAGCTCTTAACTCCAATCCGAGAACAAGCTTTTTCTTTATTCCTTACGTAAACTCCACTTGCAGGATCATCACCAACACGAATGACTGCTAGACCAGGGGGCCTTCCAGCATGATCTATCTCAACATCAATCTCATGAACAAGTCTCTGCTCAATATCTTTGGCGAGTGCTTTACCATCAATTTTAATTCCCATACAACTCAAATAAGCTTAATAACAGCATGTATCGAATAAATAGCTAGCTTTATGTTCTGCTTCCAAGCTCTGTGGCAAAACTTCTCAGAATGAAAAGGTTTCGGAGACATTGGCTACGCAGCCAATCTCCCAGACGTTCTGTACTTCTATGGAACCCTGCAGAGAAGGTTGGATTGTTTTTGGTATGCATTTTTATCGCAATTATCTCAAGCTATAAATTATTAGCTGTTCCTGAATTGAGGCCTGGAGATTTATCTCCATTCGATGCAATAGCACCAAGAGAAGATGTAATTACAGACAGTTCTGCATTGAAAAAGAAACGCTCGGAACTACAAGCTTTAACATTTGTAAAAGTTATAGATAAAAAGGAGACTGAAAATCTTTTAAGTAAATTAAATAATAATCTAAAAAATCTTCAACTTCTAATTGAAAATAATGAGGTTGAAAGAAGTGAAATCAAATTAAAAGCAAAAGAAAGGTATTGGCTTTATAACCAATATAAAGAAAATAAAGAAAAATGGCAGAAAGAAATTATTTTTGTTTCCAAAAATATGCTTAGCCAAGGCTTAGTTAAGAATCTTGCAATAGACCAACTGAAAGACTCAGCTGCACTTCAATTGTCGTTATTTAACCCTGTTAATTCAACCTCCAACTCTATTGGGAGTAAATTAATTGCAAAAACATTCGAAGGCAAAACAAATCTCAAGCATGATCCAACAAGAAGTCAAAAGCTTTTTGAGGAGCAAATAAGTAAGCAAGGTATACCTAAGCATCCTTTAATTAAAAAAGGAGATTTAATCATTCAAAAAGGCGATGTTATAAACCAAAAGGACTTTGATTTTCTGGCTCATTTTGGATTAATAAAAATAACGCCAAGACCCACTGAATGGTTTTATAAATTCACAGAAGCACTAGCAAGTTGTGGGGTTTTGATATTAATAATGAGAAGAGAAAAACCAAGGTTAAAGACACGACAAGCACTTCTTTCATTAGGATTGATATCAATTGTTCAAGTAAGCAAGATTTGGTTTGGAGCAGCAATAAGTCCTCTTGCAATAATCGTGCCACCTACTCTTTTATTATCGCAAGGGATTGGAACTGCTTCGGCTTTAGCTTGGATGTCAATAGCATGCTTCATATGGCCTGCACCTGTAACTGGTATTGAAGAAGGCAGATTAATAATTGCAGCCATCTCAGCTGCTTTGGTTGCATTCCTAGGAAGAAGAATGAGAAGTCGTGCAGAACTACTACAAATTGCAATTTTATTGCCTTGTCTTGCTTTAGGAGGAGAATGGTTTTTTCTTAGAAGTCAATTTTCTTATATAAAAATAAATTCAGTAAATCTATCCTCAGGAGCAGAAAGCTTGATATCAGAGGCATTTGTAGTTGGAGCAATAATAATGTTTACAATCCTTCTTTTACCAATAATAGAAAACACTTTTGGTCTATTAACAAGTGCTCGATTAATGGAACTTGCAGACCAAGAAAGACCTTTACTAAGGAGACTTTCAAAAGAAGCTCCTGGTACATTTGAGCATACGTTAATGATTTGCGGACTAGCTGAAGAAGGAGCCAGAAGCATAGGAGCAGATATTGACCTAATCAGAACAGGAGCTTTATATCATGACGTAGGGAAACTGCATGCTCCCGAATGGTTTATAGAGAATCAAGAAGATGGTGTTAATCCACATGATGCGATAAAAGATCCATTTAAAAGTGCAGATATTTTGCAAGCCCATGTTGATGAAGGATTAAAACTTGCTAGGAGATATCGTCTCCCTGGAGCAATTGCTGATTTTATTCCAGAACATCAAGGGACATTAAAGATGGGATATTTCCTCCATCAAGCAAGACAAAAAGATCCTTCTACATCTGAAAAAAGGTTTCGTTATAGAGGACCTAATCCACAATCTAAGGAAACTGCGATCCTTATGTTGGCAGATGGTTGTGAAGCTGCTCTAAGATCTCTTGAAGCAAAAACCACTGATAATGAAGCCTGCGATACTGTTAGAAAAATAATAAAGTCCCGTCAAACAGATGGCCAACTTTTAGAGAGCAGCTTAACTAGATCAGAAATGGAATTAGTTATACAAGGCTTCGTAAGAGTATGGAGAAGAATGCGTCATAGACGTTTGAAATATCCAGTTAGTACACAAAAGAAATTAATAAATTAACCTCAATAAAAAAAATAACTCAAAAATAACTTTTAAAGTCTTATTTTTCTATGTCCAGGCCTACACCAATAAATTAATGCAATCAAATTAAAGATAGCAATTAATAATGATAATCCACTTAATCCAAATATATCGCCCTCATCAATTAGTCGATATATTCCATATGGCAAAGTTCCTGATACAGCCATTGACAAGGCAACAATTGACATAATTACCCCCCACTGCCTTTCAGCAAAAAGTCCAGAAGCAGCTACTATTCCAACAACTGCGGCTGGCCAACCAAGAAAAATAGCAACCCATAAGTTTGCCCATTGCAAAGGTGGGCCAGAACTTACTACGAAAGCAATAAAAGGAATTGCTGCAATATTTGCCAGTAAGCCTAACCAGGCAAATATCCAGTATCCACTTAAGCTGCTTCTCATTAATAAATGCTTTACTTATACCAAGTTAGTCAAATATCAAGCAAATAATCAATGACGTCAAAAGGTTTTAGTGATTGAAATAACTGTCAGAATTCTAAGTAAAGTCTACAAAGAAGTATTTATTACAAATACTAATAATTACGATAAAGTCATTTATTAAAAATTCTTTAATAGCAAACAGCTGAGGACTAGCTAGTTCTATTAGTAGATATTAATTAAATTGAATTGTTGGGATAGCAAACTGTTCTCCAAGAACCGTTACTAGTCATAACTTCAATTCCTATAGATCTATCATCTAATGAACCACTAAGACCTTGCCCATTACACCAATTCTTTGCAGCCCCCAAAGCCGCATCCATAGAATCATATGGAGCATCTAAAACCTTATGAGGCCTCCCATCTAACCCTATAAGCCTATAAATACTTTGCTTAAACGCCATAAGCCTCAAACAAGTTAACCGATTTATTTTATATGGAAGGCTATGTAGATAGACAAGAGTAAAAACTACCTTCCATCCAAATTCAGCTAGATAGCTTGAGCTGATTGAGATTCAATCAGGTCAAGCTGGGGATGAATAGGAGCTTTCTTATTAACAGAGACCAAACGGTTAAGTGCATTCACATATGCCTGTGCAGCAGCAACAACAACATCAGTATCTGCGGAATGACCAGAAAAAAGATTATTTTTATACCTAACTCTAATTGTCACTTCTCCTAAAGCATCAATACCTTCAGTAACAGACTTAACGGAAAACTCAGTAAGTTCATTTGGAATACCAACTAGTGAATCTAAAGCCCTAACAACAGCGTCAACAGGTCCAGTACCCAAGGATACAGAAGTTTTCTCATCACCTTCTGGATCCATCAAAGTTACTGTAGCAGTAGGCTTCAAGCTAGTTCCACAGCTGACCTGAACTAACCGTAATTCATAAAAAGCATCTGGCTGCTGAACTTGTTCACTCACGATTGCTTCTAAATCCCTATCAGTTATTTCTCTTTTCCTATCAGCTAAATCCTTGAATCTTGCAAAGGCATCATTTAAATCTTCTCTACTTAAATCAT encodes:
- a CDS encoding ATP-dependent DNA helicase → MKTHIDGDLGANLTSDQKEGLLLFSSWLTESVGDKPFVMSGFAGSGKTFLSMKFLQLVENKNLCWTVAAPTHKAVGVLKKALDEEGLRPTWYPSTIHRLLRLKLKRKGDIELCEETDQTLTSLNELALVIIDESSMIDQNLLEIVLRCAHSSGTRLVFVGDPEQLPPVGESHSSVFSMKRSTSVQLSQVVRHQGPILRLANCVRDGTIPCQIPPLIPPVKSSKSLVRILNKISWLDHAKSSLRSASENDNPDEARILCYTNRVLERLIPHARRAIHGDMADQMPVLPGEVLITRKAIMAAASASSDGQDEGEDPDMLISSNREMIVLDITPEDCDLKNFGLDNDDLFETSLVNTQIAKVKCGERELSLRLLPHMGTNSRQKLDFLLKRLSKIAKELGSKEGKKYWRKFFFIRDAFASVGPASVLTVHRSQGSTFENVFVASDVFWPQDLCLRKQLTYVAISRASNQVWLVGDSQNNASRSTWETQFKSYLS
- a CDS encoding divergent PAP2 family protein; the protein is MNFIESSISMFYDLLTNEVLVWALIACGLAQVSKLFFEVFKNGKWRPAVLIETGGMPSSHSALVSGTAAGIGLKLGFNDPVFSLAAVIAFIVMYDASGIRRSAGITAATVNKLVKETDQDPLNPLKESLGHTRLEVLVGSIFGPTVALIGIVYIGSPVDLFQTLKFALA
- the crtE gene encoding geranylgeranyl diphosphate synthase CrtE translates to MPKAVISSFDFADYLANSKNLIEAALDDSLGPENPELLRDAMRYSLLAGGKRLRPILCLAACELACGDSEKAMPTAVALEMIHTMSLIHDDLPSMDNDDLRRGRPTNHKVYGDAIAILAGDALLTRAFEMVAIRTSDVPADRLLMVVGELSLAAGAPGLVGGQVVDLESEGKEVDLDTLEYIHLHKTGALLRACLICGALIGGAKQDLLDALDVYAKGIGLAFQIIDDILDVTASSEVLGKTAGKDLIADKTTYPKLIGLEKSKERANELVQAAKDALNPWKEKSAPLLALADYITNRDR
- the folD gene encoding bifunctional methylenetetrahydrofolate dehydrogenase/methenyltetrahydrofolate cyclohydrolase FolD, with amino-acid sequence MGIKIDGKALAKDIEQRLVHEIDVEIDHAGRPPGLAVIRVGDDPASGVYVRNKEKACSRIGVKSFVLHLDKKTTIDQLISEIDLLNQNQNVDGILIQLPLPAGLNEDLVLKAISPSKDADGLHPLNLGKLLKGEIGPRSCTPAGIMALLSSNEITIEGKRAVVVGRSILVGKPMAIMLQEANATVSVAHSRTKNLIELTSQAEILVVAAGKPNLITDKHVRNNAVVIDVGIHRVKNHLMENQSGTKLCGDVDFEKVESKVSAITPVPGGVGPMTVSMLLVNTVSLWQEHCGLSFTLSDLLP
- a CDS encoding HDIG domain-containing metalloprotein, whose product is MKRFRRHWLRSQSPRRSVLLWNPAEKVGLFLVCIFIAIISSYKLLAVPELRPGDLSPFDAIAPREDVITDSSALKKKRSELQALTFVKVIDKKETENLLSKLNNNLKNLQLLIENNEVERSEIKLKAKERYWLYNQYKENKEKWQKEIIFVSKNMLSQGLVKNLAIDQLKDSAALQLSLFNPVNSTSNSIGSKLIAKTFEGKTNLKHDPTRSQKLFEEQISKQGIPKHPLIKKGDLIIQKGDVINQKDFDFLAHFGLIKITPRPTEWFYKFTEALASCGVLILIMRREKPRLKTRQALLSLGLISIVQVSKIWFGAAISPLAIIVPPTLLLSQGIGTASALAWMSIACFIWPAPVTGIEEGRLIIAAISAALVAFLGRRMRSRAELLQIAILLPCLALGGEWFFLRSQFSYIKINSVNLSSGAESLISEAFVVGAIIMFTILLLPIIENTFGLLTSARLMELADQERPLLRRLSKEAPGTFEHTLMICGLAEEGARSIGADIDLIRTGALYHDVGKLHAPEWFIENQEDGVNPHDAIKDPFKSADILQAHVDEGLKLARRYRLPGAIADFIPEHQGTLKMGYFLHQARQKDPSTSEKRFRYRGPNPQSKETAILMLADGCEAALRSLEAKTTDNEACDTVRKIIKSRQTDGQLLESSLTRSEMELVIQGFVRVWRRMRHRRLKYPVSTQKKLIN